The genomic stretch CACGAGCTCCCCGAGATAAAGCCTCCGGTCCGCTACCGAGACGAAGTCGTGGCCGACCTCGGCCGGCTGGGTGTCGTGCCGCGGCCGATGACCCAACCGCGCCTGATCTATGGCTTCCTCCGGGCCCTCATGACCTTCGAGATTAGGGAACGCAAGCTCCGACGGCGCGAGCTGGAGCAGGTCTTCGGCCCGCAACCCCTTTCGGACTACAAAGCCGAAATCGAGAAGCTCCGAGACAAGTATCACCTCCTGCGATGGCTGCCCCGGCACTGGGTCGAGTAGATTCCCCGCCATGGGATCAGTGGACCCCCGATCTCGTCTCGCTCGGCTGGCTGATGTATTGGGCCTGAGGCGCTCCATGGTGGCCTTGCTGGCGATGGTGGTGCTCGTTGGGCTCGGCGAGCGTCTGGCCGAACGTTTTCTGCCCATCTACCTGCTCGCCCTGGGTGCCGCGATCCAGCTGCCCGGCGTCCTCAACGCGATGGACAACCTGCTGAGCGCGCTCTACTCCTTCCCCGGCGGGTATCTTTCGGATCGCATCGGCTACAAGCGGGCGCTGCTCGTCTTCAATCTCATAGCTCTCCTCGGCTACGCCATCGTCATCGCGTTTCCGACGTGGTGGGCTGTCTTCGTAGGTTCGGTCTTCTTTCTTTCCTGGTCGGCGATCTCGCTCCCCGCAAGCATGAGCCTGGTCGACAAGAGCCTGCCGCGCGATCGCCGCACGATGGGCGTTTCGATGCACTCGCTCATGCGCCGGGCTCCGATGGCGCTTGGACCGATCATCGGTGGCATCTTGGTCGACCGCTTCGGTACCGTTCCGGGGATTCGGCTGGCCTTCGGTTTGGCGATGCTGTTGGGACTGCTCGCGATCGTCTTTCAGCAGGTCCTGATCGACGAAGAGCCCGCGCCGCACGCCGAGGAAGCAGAGCCCAACCCGGTTCGAGTCCTGAGCCGAATGAGCAGCTCGCTTCGGTCTCTGCTCGTCGCCGACATTCTGGTGCGCTTCGCGGAACAGATCCCCTACGCCTATGTGGTCATCTGGTGCATCCGCAACGTCGGGGTCAGCGGCGTTCAGTTCGGTCTCTTGACGACGGTCGAGATGGTGAGCGCCGCGCTGATCTATCTACCGGTCGCCTACCTGGCCGATCGTTCGAGCAAGAAACCGTTCGTAGTCACGACCTTCGGTTTCTTCACGATCTTCCCGCTGCTGCTCCTGTTCTCCGATTCTTTCGCTGTCCTCGTCGTCGCATTCGTCGTGCGGGGGCTCAAGGAATTTGGCGAGCCGACTCGCAAGGCGCTGATCATGGATCTGGCGCCCACAGGCGAGAAAGCCGCCATGTTCGGTGCCTACTACCTGGCCCGGGATGTCGTCGTCTCGGCCGCCGCACTGACGTCAGGATTCCTCTGGCAGATCTCGCCGGCCACCAATCTCCTGACCGCCGCCGCCTGCGGTCTTGCCGGCACCCTGTTCTTTGCCTGGCGAGGGCAAGACTTCTAGGGCCCTGGCGTCCTCTCCCGACTCGTTAGATAATCCCGCGAATGTCGGCAGCACGGAAGCGCATCTGTGTCTTCACCGGATCGAGCCCGGGGGCCAAGCCGGAATATCGTGCCGCCGCAACGTCGTTCGGGAAGGAGTTGGTGTCGAGAGGGTACGGACTGGTCTTCGGAGGCGGCAAGGTCGGCTTGATGGGGGCGGTTGCCGATTCCGTTCTCGCAGTGGGCGGCCACGCGGTGGGTGTCATCCCGCGAGCGCTGATGGGTAAGGAG from bacterium encodes the following:
- a CDS encoding MFS transporter — its product is MGSVDPRSRLARLADVLGLRRSMVALLAMVVLVGLGERLAERFLPIYLLALGAAIQLPGVLNAMDNLLSALYSFPGGYLSDRIGYKRALLVFNLIALLGYAIVIAFPTWWAVFVGSVFFLSWSAISLPASMSLVDKSLPRDRRTMGVSMHSLMRRAPMALGPIIGGILVDRFGTVPGIRLAFGLAMLLGLLAIVFQQVLIDEEPAPHAEEAEPNPVRVLSRMSSSLRSLLVADILVRFAEQIPYAYVVIWCIRNVGVSGVQFGLLTTVEMVSAALIYLPVAYLADRSSKKPFVVTTFGFFTIFPLLLLFSDSFAVLVVAFVVRGLKEFGEPTRKALIMDLAPTGEKAAMFGAYYLARDVVVSAAALTSGFLWQISPATNLLTAAACGLAGTLFFAWRGQDF